The bacterium genome includes the window GCCGATAACTCGTGCCCACGGTATCCGTGATCATCACGACCTTCAACCGAGAGCGGTTCCTCGGCGGGGCGATCCAAAGCGTGCTGTCGCAGACGTATCGGGACTTTGAGCTGCTGGTGCTGGACAACTCGTCCTCGGACGGCACCGCCGCGGTGATCGCGCGGCGGACCAACCCGCGAATCCGCTATATGCGGCACGAACCGCTCACGATCAGCGCGGCGCGAAACCTTGGGGTGCGCGAGGCGCGGGGCGGGTACGTCGCCTTCCTCGACGACGACGACGAATGGTTGCCGCGCAAGCTCGAGCAGCAGGTGGCGGTGTTCCGGCGCGGGCCGGAGAGCCTGGGGCTCGTGTACGGCGGGTTCACGCGGATCGATGAGCGGGGAGTCGAGCTGGGGAGCCATCGCCCCGCGCTTCGAGGGCGGATACTGACGGAGCTGCTCTGGCAGCGGGATGCGTTTACCGGGTCCGCATCCAATCCGATGATGCGCGCGTCGGCACTCGCCGCGCTCGGTGGGTTCGACGAAG containing:
- a CDS encoding glycosyltransferase, with product MPTVSVIITTFNRERFLGGAIQSVLSQTYRDFELLVLDNSSSDGTAAVIARRTNPRIRYMRHEPLTISAARNLGVREARGGYVAFLDDDDEWLPRKLEQQVAVFRRGPESLGLVYGGFTRIDERGVELGSHRPALRGRILTELLWQRDAFTGSASNPMMRASALAALGGFDEALPTSEDWELYLRLAERFEVEYTPELLLRIRTHRGARLGDRIDEARRVEELVLSRYGPRMNARLRSLYLRKIGGKLCRTGAVREGRARIREAIGADPLNPLAYAQYGLSFLGSSAYGRAHDVYRRHRPG